In one window of Skermanella rosea DNA:
- a CDS encoding methyl-accepting chemotaxis protein, whose product MKRLQSLKISTKIYLLVGFLGMIAALIGAVGVVTLRTYEAQVDAITAASTRALLGERVNGLVNSVVMDSRGVYMAENPERVEKFGKPLLESLKAIETLVREWRPLVPADHLDQFGKVEEKASEFVRFRTRLVELGRQGGAAPAREWGDNDANRANRQAFNKELQAIAALDAGMIGAGSAALDTFYDRMLLTLALLSVLGVGSAAGLAIVVVRRTVTGPLGEVTGTMKRLAGGDAGVEVRGTDRGDEIGEMARTVGIFRDNLRHAAALEEQRLADEETRGRRSRSLERLTTEFGVNIDQVVKAVTSQAAEMRSASESMSAIAEETARQSSAAASASDQARVNVQTVAAAAEELSSSIGEIGRQVSESSRVAGIAVAEVEKTNGSVADLVAAADKIGEVVSLISDIASQTNLLALNATIEAARAGEAGKGFAIVASEVKNLANQTARATEEISLQISGMQSATSGAVGAIQTIGGTITRIDEIVTVIAAAVEEQGVATREIARNIQEASRGTDEVSTNINGVHGAAGETGRTATQVLDAAAGLARQAEALHREVGDFITRVKSA is encoded by the coding sequence ATGAAGCGGCTCCAATCACTGAAGATCTCCACCAAGATCTATCTGCTGGTGGGTTTCCTGGGAATGATCGCGGCCCTGATCGGCGCCGTCGGCGTCGTCACCCTGCGCACGTACGAGGCCCAGGTGGACGCCATCACCGCGGCCTCGACCCGCGCCCTGCTGGGCGAGCGGGTCAACGGCCTCGTCAACTCGGTCGTGATGGACTCGCGCGGCGTCTACATGGCGGAGAACCCCGAGCGCGTCGAGAAGTTCGGCAAGCCGCTTCTGGAAAGCCTGAAGGCGATCGAGACCCTGGTCCGGGAATGGCGGCCCCTGGTTCCGGCCGACCATCTCGACCAGTTCGGGAAGGTGGAGGAGAAGGCCTCCGAGTTCGTCCGGTTCCGCACCAGGCTGGTCGAGCTCGGCCGCCAGGGCGGCGCCGCTCCCGCCCGGGAATGGGGCGACAACGACGCGAACCGGGCGAACCGGCAGGCGTTCAACAAGGAACTCCAGGCGATCGCCGCGCTGGACGCCGGCATGATCGGCGCCGGCTCCGCCGCGCTGGATACCTTCTACGACCGCATGCTGCTGACCCTGGCGCTTCTGTCGGTGCTCGGCGTCGGCTCCGCGGCGGGGCTCGCCATCGTGGTGGTGCGCCGGACGGTGACGGGGCCGCTCGGCGAGGTCACCGGCACCATGAAGCGGCTGGCCGGCGGCGATGCCGGCGTGGAGGTCAGGGGCACCGACCGCGGCGACGAGATCGGCGAGATGGCGCGCACCGTCGGGATCTTCCGGGACAACCTGAGGCACGCCGCGGCCCTGGAAGAGCAGCGTCTGGCCGACGAGGAGACCCGCGGACGGCGCAGCCGCAGCCTGGAGCGGCTGACCACCGAGTTCGGCGTCAACATCGACCAGGTGGTCAAGGCCGTCACGTCGCAGGCCGCCGAGATGCGCTCCGCCTCCGAGTCCATGTCGGCGATCGCCGAGGAGACGGCGCGCCAGTCCTCCGCCGCCGCCTCCGCCTCCGACCAGGCCCGCGTCAACGTCCAGACCGTCGCCGCCGCGGCGGAGGAGCTGAGCAGTTCCATCGGCGAGATCGGCCGGCAGGTCAGCGAGTCCTCGCGGGTCGCCGGGATCGCGGTGGCCGAGGTGGAGAAGACCAACGGCAGCGTAGCCGACCTGGTGGCCGCCGCGGACAAGATCGGCGAGGTGGTCAGCCTGATCAGCGACATCGCCAGCCAGACCAACCTGCTGGCGCTCAACGCCACGATCGAGGCGGCCCGGGCGGGCGAGGCCGGCAAGGGTTTCGCCATCGTCGCGTCGGAGGTCAAGAACCTGGCCAACCAGACCGCCAGGGCGACGGAGGAGATTTCCCTCCAGATCTCGGGCATGCAGAGCGCCACCTCGGGGGCGGTCGGCGCGATCCAGACCATCGGCGGCACCATCACCCGGATCGACGAGATCGTCACCGTGATCGCCGCCGCGGTCGAGGAGCAGGGCGTCGCCACCCGCGAGATCGCCCGCAACATCCAGGAGGCGTCGCGCGGCACCGACGAGGTCAGCACCAACATCAACGGCGTCCACGGCGCCGCCGGCGAGACCGGCCGGACCGCCACCCAGGTGCTGGACGCGGCCGCCGGCCTGGCCCGCCAGGCCGAGGCGCTGCACCGGGAAGTCGGCGACTTCATCACCCGCGTGAAGAGCGCGTGA
- a CDS encoding ABC transporter permease → MNPRGLRRFNHSGLLIGGALTLLMAALALVSLAWTPYPPEAMRIAARLQPPSGAHWLGTDHFGRDILSMIMVGARNSIAVGAVAVGLGMAAGVPLGLAAAVLDGWTDEAVGRLTDLTFAFPAILSAILITALLGPGAVNAILAIGIFNVAVFARVTRGAALQVMGRPFVRAAAALGRGPLSVTLVHVLPNVAGALAVQATISFAVAILAEAGLSYLGLGIQPPAPSWGKMLNDAQTFMALRPTLAIFPGAAIALAVLGLNLLGDGLRDLLDPRTRNSMTNLT, encoded by the coding sequence ATGAACCCGCGAGGCCTGAGGCGCTTCAACCATTCCGGCCTGCTGATCGGCGGCGCGCTGACCCTGCTGATGGCGGCGCTGGCCCTGGTTTCCCTGGCCTGGACCCCCTATCCGCCGGAGGCGATGCGCATCGCGGCCAGGCTCCAGCCGCCGAGCGGCGCGCACTGGCTCGGCACCGACCATTTCGGCCGCGACATCCTGTCCATGATCATGGTCGGGGCGCGCAACTCCATCGCGGTCGGCGCCGTCGCGGTCGGGCTGGGCATGGCCGCCGGCGTGCCGCTGGGGCTGGCCGCCGCCGTGCTGGACGGCTGGACCGACGAGGCCGTGGGCCGCCTGACCGACCTGACCTTCGCGTTCCCGGCGATCCTGTCGGCGATCCTGATCACCGCCCTGCTGGGGCCGGGCGCCGTCAACGCCATCCTGGCGATCGGCATCTTCAATGTCGCCGTGTTCGCCCGGGTGACCCGGGGCGCCGCCCTCCAGGTGATGGGACGGCCGTTCGTCCGGGCCGCCGCCGCCCTGGGGCGCGGGCCGCTGTCGGTCACCCTGGTGCATGTGCTGCCCAATGTCGCCGGCGCCCTGGCCGTCCAGGCCACCATCTCCTTCGCGGTGGCGATCCTGGCGGAAGCCGGCCTCAGCTATCTCGGCCTGGGCATCCAGCCGCCGGCGCCGAGCTGGGGCAAGATGCTGAACGACGCCCAGACCTTCATGGCGCTCCGCCCGACGCTCGCGATCTTCCCCGGCGCCGCCATTGCCCTGGCCGTGCTGGGGCTGAACCTGCTGGGCGACGGCCTGCGCGACCTGCTGGACCCCCGCACGCGAAACTCTATGACGAATCTCACATGA
- a CDS encoding ABC transporter permease → MTGFLARRLVGLGLTLFLASLVVFTVLEVLPGDPALLMLGVDARPDTLAALRAQMGLDRPVPVRYLAWVGGLLGGDMGVSHTYGVPVGDLVRDRLAVTVPLAALAILLSTAVALPLGMAAASRRGRPADYGVMAFSQLGVAIPNFWFGILLVLWLSVGLGWFDAGGFPGWSAGAGPALKALLLPALTLGLTEAAILARITRASILDTLGEDYVRTARAKGLGPGAVMRRHVLRNALIPITTIVGLQFAFLLGGAIVVENVFFLPGLGRLLFQAISQRDLIVVKDVVMVMAALVVAVNLIVDVLYAVIDPRPKGVP, encoded by the coding sequence ATGACCGGGTTCCTCGCCCGGCGCCTGGTCGGCCTGGGACTGACGCTGTTCCTGGCGTCCCTGGTTGTCTTCACCGTGCTGGAGGTGCTGCCGGGGGACCCGGCCCTGCTGATGCTGGGCGTCGATGCCCGGCCCGACACCCTGGCGGCGCTGCGCGCCCAGATGGGCTTGGACCGGCCGGTCCCGGTCCGCTACCTCGCCTGGGTCGGGGGGCTGCTGGGCGGCGACATGGGAGTCAGCCACACCTACGGGGTGCCGGTCGGGGACCTCGTGCGCGACCGGCTGGCGGTCACCGTGCCGCTCGCCGCCCTGGCGATCCTGCTGTCCACCGCGGTGGCCCTGCCGCTCGGCATGGCGGCGGCGTCCCGGCGCGGCCGGCCGGCGGACTACGGCGTCATGGCGTTCAGCCAGCTGGGCGTGGCGATCCCCAACTTCTGGTTCGGCATCCTGCTGGTGCTGTGGCTGTCGGTCGGGCTGGGCTGGTTCGACGCCGGCGGCTTTCCCGGCTGGTCGGCCGGCGCCGGCCCGGCGCTGAAGGCCCTCCTGCTGCCGGCATTGACCCTGGGCCTCACCGAGGCCGCGATCCTGGCGCGGATCACCCGGGCGTCCATCCTCGACACCCTGGGGGAGGATTACGTCCGCACCGCCCGCGCCAAGGGCCTGGGTCCCGGGGCCGTGATGCGGCGGCACGTCCTGCGCAACGCCCTGATCCCGATCACGACCATCGTCGGGCTCCAGTTCGCCTTCCTGCTGGGCGGCGCCATCGTGGTCGAGAATGTCTTCTTCCTGCCGGGGCTGGGCCGGCTGCTGTTCCAGGCGATCAGCCAGCGCGACCTGATCGTGGTCAAGGACGTGGTGATGGTGATGGCGGCCCTGGTGGTCGCGGTCAACCTGATCGTCGACGTCCTCTACGCCGTGATCGACCCGCGGCCCAAGGGCGTCCCATGA
- a CDS encoding ABC transporter substrate-binding protein, with translation MKSSPLLIAAALLAAGALMPAGASAQTRDRLVIGMQLEPPHLDPTAGAAAAIDEVTYSNLFESLTRIDARGEVVPGLAESWEISPDGLTYTFKLRPGVTYHDGTGFDSSDVRFALDRARGADSVNAQKGYFAAIGSVETPDPLTAVVTLTRPDGQFLFNMGSNDAAIVAPESAATNRQKPVGTGPFRFDRWVSGDRVVLVRNPGFRDPAVPKLGEVVFRFISDPAAQLNAMRSGDVDAFPNIGATESLPVLEADRSFTVAVGTTEGETVLALNNARKPFDDVRVRRAVAHAVNRQDVIDGAMFGYGTPIGSHFAPHRAGYVDLTGLYPHDPAKARALLAEAGYPDGFDAVIRLPPPVYARRGGEIIAAQLAEAGIRLRIEPMEWAPWLEQVFRGRDFDMTIVSHVEPLDIDVYDRPDYYFGYRSERFGAVMDELSRTVEPDRRAALYGDAQRILAEDSANVFLFQLPKAGVHKAGLTGLWENSPVPANDVTAVSWK, from the coding sequence ATGAAATCCTCACCCTTGCTGATCGCCGCGGCGCTGCTGGCGGCGGGCGCCCTGATGCCGGCCGGCGCCTCGGCGCAGACCCGCGACCGCCTGGTCATCGGCATGCAGCTGGAGCCGCCGCACCTCGACCCGACGGCCGGCGCCGCCGCGGCGATCGACGAGGTGACCTATTCCAACCTGTTCGAGAGCCTGACCCGGATCGACGCGCGGGGCGAGGTGGTCCCCGGACTGGCGGAAAGCTGGGAGATTTCGCCCGACGGCCTGACCTATACCTTCAAGCTTCGGCCGGGCGTGACGTACCATGACGGCACCGGCTTCGACTCCTCCGACGTCAGGTTCGCGCTGGACCGGGCGCGCGGGGCGGATTCGGTCAACGCCCAGAAAGGCTATTTCGCGGCGATCGGATCGGTCGAGACGCCCGACCCGCTGACGGCCGTGGTCACCCTGACCCGGCCCGACGGGCAGTTCCTGTTCAACATGGGATCCAACGACGCCGCCATCGTGGCGCCCGAATCCGCCGCGACGAACCGGCAGAAGCCCGTCGGCACCGGCCCCTTCCGGTTCGACCGCTGGGTGTCCGGCGACCGGGTGGTGCTGGTGCGCAACCCCGGTTTCCGCGACCCCGCGGTGCCGAAGCTCGGCGAGGTGGTGTTCCGCTTCATCAGCGACCCGGCGGCCCAGCTGAACGCCATGCGCTCCGGCGACGTGGACGCCTTCCCCAACATCGGCGCCACCGAATCCCTGCCGGTGCTGGAGGCCGACAGGAGTTTCACCGTCGCCGTCGGCACGACCGAGGGGGAGACGGTGCTGGCGCTCAACAACGCCCGCAAGCCGTTCGACGACGTCCGGGTCCGCCGCGCCGTGGCCCATGCGGTCAACCGGCAGGACGTGATCGACGGGGCGATGTTCGGCTACGGCACGCCGATCGGCAGCCACTTCGCCCCGCACCGCGCCGGCTACGTGGACCTGACCGGCCTGTATCCCCACGACCCCGCCAAGGCGCGGGCGCTGCTGGCGGAAGCGGGCTATCCCGACGGCTTCGACGCCGTGATCAGGCTGCCGCCGCCGGTCTATGCCCGGCGCGGCGGGGAGATCATCGCCGCCCAGCTGGCCGAGGCGGGCATCCGTCTGCGGATCGAGCCGATGGAATGGGCGCCCTGGCTGGAGCAGGTGTTCCGCGGCCGGGACTTCGACATGACCATCGTCTCCCACGTGGAGCCGCTGGACATCGACGTCTACGACCGCCCCGACTACTATTTCGGCTACCGCAGCGAGCGCTTCGGAGCCGTCATGGACGAGCTGAGCCGCACGGTCGAGCCGGACCGGCGCGCCGCCCTGTATGGCGACGCCCAGCGCATCCTGGCGGAGGACAGCGCCAACGTCTTCCTGTTCCAGCTGCCCAAGGCGGGCGTCCACAAGGCCGGGCTGACCGGCCTATGGGAGAACAGCCCGGTTCCGGCCAACGACGTGACCGCCGTTTCGTGGAAATGA
- a CDS encoding AmpG family muropeptide MFS transporter, with protein sequence MALSSWAGAASVYLDRRVIAILFLGFSSGLPLALTGATLSVWLVEGGIAKTAIGLFALVGLPYTLKFAWAPLIDRLRLPVLTRLLGRRRGWAVLTQAGLMLSLLGLGSTDPVAELWWMALFAVCVSFCSASQDIVLDAWRVEILDENQYGAGAAAVVLGYRIGMLTSGAGALYLASVLPWSLVYAVMAALVGVGLVTMLLNREPEVRASPESEMRERSVADFLEMRPGLKGWRAELLAWLFGAVVAPFADFMTRRAWAAILLFIAIYKLGDVYAGAMATPFYLELGFTKIEIANVTKAFGLGASIAGGLLGGVVVSRFGVMRSLLVCGLLQMVSNLMFVLLARSGHDIGMLTVVIAVENVTGGMGTAAFVAYLSSLCNVAYTATQYALLSSFSALGRDLLAASSGWLADRMDWVTYYVLSTSAALPGLLLLLWLMQVARASGAPGADVSIRHGAGAASEGSGSV encoded by the coding sequence GTGGCACTGTCCTCCTGGGCCGGCGCGGCCTCGGTCTATCTCGACCGCCGCGTCATCGCGATCCTGTTCCTGGGTTTCTCCAGCGGGCTGCCGCTGGCGCTGACCGGCGCCACGCTGAGCGTCTGGCTGGTCGAAGGGGGGATCGCCAAGACGGCGATCGGGCTGTTCGCGCTGGTGGGGTTGCCCTACACCCTGAAATTCGCCTGGGCTCCCCTGATCGACCGCCTGCGCCTGCCGGTCCTGACCCGGCTGCTGGGGCGGCGGCGCGGCTGGGCGGTGCTGACGCAGGCCGGCCTGATGCTGTCGCTGCTCGGCCTGGGATCGACCGATCCGGTCGCCGAACTCTGGTGGATGGCGCTGTTCGCCGTGTGCGTGTCGTTCTGCTCGGCCAGCCAGGACATCGTGCTGGACGCCTGGCGGGTCGAGATCCTGGACGAGAACCAGTACGGCGCGGGCGCCGCGGCGGTGGTGCTGGGCTACCGCATCGGCATGCTGACCTCGGGGGCCGGGGCGCTCTATCTGGCGAGCGTGCTGCCGTGGTCGCTGGTCTACGCGGTCATGGCGGCGCTGGTCGGCGTCGGCCTCGTCACCATGCTGCTGAACCGCGAGCCGGAGGTCCGGGCCTCGCCCGAATCCGAGATGCGGGAGCGCTCGGTCGCCGATTTCCTGGAGATGAGGCCAGGGCTGAAGGGCTGGCGCGCCGAGCTGCTGGCCTGGCTGTTCGGCGCCGTCGTGGCGCCGTTCGCCGATTTCATGACGCGCCGGGCCTGGGCCGCGATCCTGCTGTTCATCGCGATCTACAAGCTGGGCGACGTCTATGCCGGGGCCATGGCGACGCCGTTCTACCTGGAGCTGGGGTTCACCAAGATCGAGATCGCCAACGTCACCAAGGCGTTCGGCCTGGGGGCCTCGATCGCCGGCGGGCTGCTGGGCGGCGTGGTGGTCAGCCGGTTCGGCGTGATGCGCAGCCTGCTGGTGTGCGGGCTGCTCCAGATGGTGTCGAACCTGATGTTCGTCCTGCTGGCCCGCAGCGGCCACGACATCGGCATGCTGACCGTGGTGATCGCGGTCGAGAACGTGACCGGCGGCATGGGGACCGCGGCCTTCGTGGCGTACCTGTCGAGCCTGTGCAACGTCGCCTATACGGCCACGCAGTACGCGCTGCTGTCGTCCTTCTCCGCCCTGGGGCGCGACCTGCTGGCGGCATCCAGCGGCTGGCTGGCCGACCGGATGGACTGGGTGACCTATTACGTCCTCTCCACCTCGGCGGCGCTGCCGGGGCTCCTGCTGCTGCTCTGGCTGATGCAGGTCGCGCGGGCGTCCGGCGCGCCGGGGGCGGATGTCAGCATTCGTCATGGTGCGGGCGCCGCTTCCGAGGGCTCCGGTTCCGTCTGA
- the arfB gene encoding alternative ribosome rescue aminoacyl-tRNA hydrolase ArfB: MIRITHRISLDDDEIEESFVRASGPGGQHVNKTETAVQLRFDVRRSPNLPDDVRLRLERLAGNRLTQDGVLILVADQYRSQRRNRDAALERLTDMIREASIPPTPRRPTKPTFGSKQRRLEAKGQRSAVKRLRSNRHDD, encoded by the coding sequence ATGATCCGGATCACGCACCGCATATCCCTCGACGACGACGAGATCGAGGAGAGCTTCGTCCGGGCCTCGGGGCCTGGCGGCCAGCATGTCAACAAGACGGAGACCGCCGTCCAGCTCCGCTTCGACGTGCGCCGGTCGCCCAACCTGCCCGACGACGTGCGCCTGCGGCTGGAACGGCTGGCCGGAAACCGCCTGACCCAGGACGGCGTCCTGATCCTGGTCGCCGACCAGTACCGCAGCCAGCGGCGCAACCGCGACGCGGCGCTGGAGCGCCTGACCGACATGATCCGCGAAGCGTCGATCCCGCCTACTCCCAGGCGTCCCACGAAGCCGACTTTCGGGTCCAAGCAGCGGCGCCTGGAGGCCAAGGGCCAGCGGTCCGCGGTGAAGCGTCTGCGCAGCAACCGGCACGACGATTAG
- a CDS encoding terminase small subunit produces MSATASTPTPALQRRHEVFARHVAAGRSLAEAARLSGYAWNSARQTGSRLMQDGCVAARVVELAAEEDRRRREEADELVAVLKRVLFEAVEKQNYSAALRAADQIARFRGLLPPAPKAGRHAGAGITGAIAAALAEAEDEDDGALPADPDAPGLVGFDPPMPPAAIAPVEPMRNLKEEARKRHAAAVERNSRCLKLILGRHKDNKELKARIESSDDAHLFFDADYRLLPPDQWPGADTAPAPLA; encoded by the coding sequence ATGTCCGCCACCGCCAGCACGCCCACCCCCGCCCTTCAGCGCCGGCACGAGGTCTTCGCCCGCCACGTCGCCGCCGGCCGCAGCCTCGCCGAGGCCGCCCGGCTCTCCGGCTATGCCTGGAACAGCGCCCGCCAGACCGGATCGCGCCTGATGCAGGACGGCTGCGTCGCCGCCCGCGTGGTCGAACTCGCCGCCGAGGAGGACCGCCGCCGCCGGGAGGAGGCCGACGAACTGGTCGCGGTGCTCAAGCGCGTCCTGTTCGAGGCCGTGGAGAAGCAGAACTACTCCGCCGCCCTGCGCGCCGCCGACCAGATCGCCCGTTTCCGCGGCCTGCTCCCGCCGGCGCCCAAGGCCGGCCGGCACGCCGGCGCCGGCATCACCGGGGCCATCGCCGCCGCCCTGGCGGAGGCGGAGGACGAGGACGACGGCGCCCTGCCCGCCGATCCCGACGCTCCGGGGCTGGTCGGCTTCGACCCGCCGATGCCGCCGGCCGCCATCGCCCCGGTCGAGCCGATGCGCAACCTTAAGGAGGAGGCCCGCAAGCGGCACGCCGCCGCGGTCGAACGGAACTCCCGCTGCCTCAAGCTGATCCTGGGCCGCCACAAGGACAACAAGGAGCTCAAGGCCCGGATCGAGTCGTCCGACGACGCCCACCTCTTCTTCGACGCGGACTACCGCCTGCTCCCGCCCGACCAGTGGCCCGGCGCCGACACCGCTCCCGCGCCGCTCGCGTGA
- a CDS encoding IS110 family RNA-guided transposase has product MPCQVYCIGIDASTQFLDTHGLPGHTRRRLPNSPESHGELATILSALREGGNDVLVVMEASGGCERGLHHALAAAGVATAIVNPKRVRDFARSNGWLAKTDRVDARALKAFGEANRPRATPIPEPVRAELIELLDYRDQVLAEITARSHQIEHFHSEAMRQVAGAALEALRGQAAELAEQIAMTVYCDAELSRRAALLRSFKGVGPLTSAMLVAYLPELGSLNEKQVASLAGLAPFACDSGTLRGVRRIYGGRAKVRHALFHVARIGLRWNPVLKKLYERLKARGKAGKVALVACMRKALVMLNALLKAGEPWDPDHEAKKADQAALRKTATAVAEATSPAAA; this is encoded by the coding sequence ATGCCTTGCCAAGTCTACTGCATCGGCATCGATGCCTCCACCCAGTTTCTCGATACCCACGGCCTGCCGGGCCACACCCGCCGGCGCCTGCCCAACAGCCCGGAAAGCCATGGCGAGTTGGCCACTATCCTGAGCGCGCTGCGCGAGGGCGGCAACGACGTGCTGGTCGTCATGGAAGCGTCGGGCGGCTGCGAGCGCGGCCTGCATCACGCCCTGGCCGCGGCCGGCGTAGCGACGGCCATCGTCAACCCCAAGCGGGTGCGGGACTTCGCCCGCTCGAACGGCTGGCTGGCCAAAACCGACCGGGTCGACGCCCGGGCGCTCAAGGCGTTCGGCGAGGCCAACCGGCCGCGCGCCACCCCGATTCCGGAGCCGGTCCGCGCCGAGTTGATCGAGCTGCTCGACTACCGCGACCAGGTGCTGGCCGAGATCACTGCCCGGTCTCATCAGATCGAGCACTTCCACTCCGAGGCGATGCGCCAGGTTGCCGGCGCCGCGCTGGAGGCGCTCCGGGGCCAGGCGGCCGAGTTGGCCGAGCAGATCGCGATGACCGTCTACTGCGACGCCGAGCTGAGCCGGCGCGCTGCGCTGCTGCGCAGCTTCAAGGGCGTCGGGCCGCTGACCTCGGCCATGCTGGTCGCCTATCTGCCCGAACTCGGCTCGCTGAACGAGAAGCAGGTAGCCAGCCTGGCCGGGCTTGCGCCGTTCGCCTGCGACAGCGGCACGTTGCGGGGGGTGCGCCGGATTTACGGCGGCCGCGCCAAGGTGCGCCATGCGCTGTTCCACGTCGCCCGCATCGGTCTGCGCTGGAACCCGGTGCTCAAGAAGTTGTACGAGCGCCTCAAGGCGCGCGGCAAAGCGGGGAAGGTGGCGCTGGTCGCCTGCATGCGCAAGGCCCTGGTGATGCTCAACGCCCTGCTCAAGGCGGGTGAGCCTTGGGACCCGGACCACGAAGCGAAAAAGGCCGACCAGGCGGCATTGCGCAAGACGGCCACGGCTGTGGCCGAGGCTACGTCCCCGGCCGCCGCCTGA
- a CDS encoding SDR family NAD(P)-dependent oxidoreductase, whose protein sequence is MTCMNRSGPAATRKTVLVTGGGRGIGAAVVRLFAARGWRVALTWVSDRAAVEGVSASVDGCTAFRCDVRDEDQVVGLFRDVVGAFGRIDALVNNAGITGPPRRIEDVGAGLLSDVVATNLIGLILCAREAVRHMRASAERGTGGGSIVNLSSTATKRGSPGQWIDYAATKGAIDVFTVGLAAEVAPFGIRVNAVAPGLTLSDPADAERIAARLETMRHEIPMGRAGTAAEVAEAVFWLCSDAASHVIGAVLPVAGGR, encoded by the coding sequence ATGACGTGCATGAACCGCTCCGGCCCTGCGGCAACTCGCAAGACCGTGCTGGTCACCGGGGGCGGCCGGGGGATCGGGGCCGCCGTCGTCCGGCTGTTCGCCGCCCGGGGCTGGCGCGTGGCGTTGACGTGGGTTTCGGACAGGGCGGCGGTCGAGGGGGTGAGCGCATCGGTGGACGGCTGCACCGCCTTCCGGTGCGATGTCCGCGACGAGGATCAGGTGGTCGGGCTGTTCCGGGACGTCGTCGGCGCGTTCGGCCGGATCGACGCACTGGTCAACAATGCCGGGATCACCGGGCCGCCGCGCCGGATCGAGGATGTCGGCGCCGGATTGCTGAGTGACGTCGTCGCGACCAACCTGATCGGGCTGATCCTGTGCGCCCGCGAGGCGGTCCGGCACATGCGCGCCTCGGCGGAAAGGGGGACGGGCGGCGGGTCGATCGTCAACCTTTCATCGACCGCCACGAAGCGGGGCAGTCCCGGCCAGTGGATCGACTATGCGGCGACCAAGGGGGCCATCGACGTGTTCACCGTGGGCTTGGCGGCGGAGGTGGCGCCGTTCGGCATCCGTGTCAACGCGGTGGCTCCGGGTTTGACCCTGTCCGACCCGGCAGACGCGGAGCGAATCGCCGCCCGGCTGGAAACCATGCGGCACGAAATCCCGATGGGACGGGCCGGCACGGCGGCGGAGGTCGCGGAGGCGGTTTTCTGGCTGTGTTCCGACGCGGCTTCCCATGTGATCGGGGCGGTGCTGCCGGTCGCGGGCGGGCGGTGA
- a CDS encoding alpha/beta fold hydrolase, which translates to MGVTLTGFEAGEGAPLVVLHGLFGSARNWNTVAKRLGAGHRVHALDMRNHGGSPWSDDMGYADMADDVGGYIEDRIAGKGLGPVSLLGHSMGGKAAMVLALTRPELVDKLVVADIAPVSYRHTLMPYVEAMRAVDLSGVTRRGEVDAQLAKSIPEAPIRSFLLQNLVAESGTFSWRINLKALGDRMEELTAFPTGDFAGRSYDKPTLFLHGERSDYVRPSHHEEIRRLFPNARIEGIADAGHWLHAEQPDRFVDSVLAFLDG; encoded by the coding sequence ATGGGAGTGACTCTGACAGGCTTCGAGGCCGGGGAGGGGGCGCCGCTGGTGGTGCTGCACGGGCTGTTCGGCTCGGCCCGGAACTGGAACACGGTGGCGAAGCGGCTGGGCGCCGGGCATCGGGTCCACGCGCTCGACATGCGCAACCATGGCGGCTCGCCCTGGTCGGACGACATGGGCTATGCCGACATGGCCGACGACGTGGGCGGCTATATCGAGGACAGGATCGCGGGCAAGGGGCTCGGGCCGGTCTCGCTGCTCGGCCACAGCATGGGCGGCAAGGCGGCCATGGTGCTGGCGCTGACCCGGCCCGAGCTGGTGGACAAGCTGGTGGTCGCCGACATCGCGCCGGTCAGCTACCGGCACACGCTGATGCCTTATGTGGAAGCGATGCGGGCGGTCGACCTGTCCGGAGTCACCCGGCGGGGCGAGGTCGATGCCCAACTGGCCAAGTCCATCCCGGAGGCGCCGATCCGCAGTTTCCTGCTGCAGAACCTGGTCGCCGAGAGCGGCACCTTTTCCTGGCGCATCAACCTGAAGGCGTTGGGCGATCGGATGGAGGAGCTGACCGCCTTCCCGACCGGGGATTTCGCCGGGCGCAGCTACGACAAGCCGACGCTGTTTCTCCACGGGGAACGCTCGGACTATGTCCGGCCGTCCCACCATGAGGAGATCCGGCGGCTGTTCCCGAACGCCCGGATCGAAGGGATCGCCGATGCGGGCCACTGGCTGCATGCCGAGCAGCCGGACCGCTTCGTCGACAGCGTCCTGGCTTTCCTGGACGGCTGA